The nucleotide sequence tttttgttttcttttttctcgCCTTCCTAGAGTTAACTATCATGCTGGCTGAACTGTCTGCATCACTCTGACTTGTTTTTGGTTTGTAAAGGCACCTACCTACCTATCTGAGAGGAGTATGCATCCACCTCCACCATATGTCATGAACAATCCAGTGATCGAAACAAATGTTTATATACACCCACAAAAAAGAATTCAAGTTGATGATTTTCCTGAAAGACCTGGTGAACCTGAATGCAGCTACTTCCTGAAAACTGGGGATTGCAAGTTCAAATCCAATTGTAAATTTCACCATCCAAAGAATCGGATAGCAACATTACCTCCATGCAACCTCAATGACAAAGGCCTGCCTCTTAGACCTGTAAGTTGTTGTTATCATCATTTTATGTTAGTTTATACCACTATTTTTCCGCTTGTGTAGAAACTTGAAAATGGTTCTTctttctcaatattttttaaCCTATGGTGGGTAAATAAATGTAAGTGCTTTTAAAATTGAATTGACATGGTTGTGTAACCTAGTGATGATCCTGTATCTGGCTTCAAAGATCTAACACCAAGTGACGATGATGGATTAAAGGATTAGTACCTCTAATTTGATAGAGCCATATGCAGTTAGAAGCAATATTTACCTAGTTTCTTTCTATTATGTTTATCATGAAATGCAGGACAAGAATGCGTGCATGCATTACACACGATATGGACTCTGTAAGTTTGGACCGGCTTGTAAGTATGACCACCCCATAAACCCAGTGCCCCCAACTGGTGTTGAAGTTGATGGGATGGGTGGAAATGGAGGTGCTGTTCAGTAACCTCTGTAAGCATCTTTGTCAAGGGACCTTCTTTTTCCTTTGAGCAACTCTTCAATTAGAAGTTGTAGTTTTCTTTATGAACATGATACCCTTCTAAGTTTCTTCCTCTAGTTACAAGCTTTTACGGATTACCAATATATTTATACACATGGCAAACGGATGTTTTTATgtatttactaatttttttttttttttggacttggtATTTACAACTTAAGCATATGTAGTCTCTACTCTCTagtctactttttttttttcttgtttgtttactCGCTTGGTTTTTTGGTGGGTCTTCTTTCAAACTGGATGTGAATGCGGATTACTTTCTAGTTTCCATAAGGTGCCAGATTAcaaataaaattgataattttCCAAGAGCAACATTTTGGGCATTTGTGAATCCTAACATATACTTGGCTTTAAGACATAGGTGAGTTACTACTACACTTCATGATTTTATAGTAAAACATATATCTTTTAACTTTGAATTAAGTGTTTGTTTAGGTGTAATTATCtcgataatattttttttattttttaatgtgtttgacaaatttttagtagtaaaagtaaacgtattaaaaaaataaaagaacatttttttttgaaaagttgtaatttatatctttttttaaaaaaattatttaaaaaaaagatgtttttatgtaataaataaataaaaaaatacttttatattgttatatctaaatataattgatagataaaaagatttttttgtatgagatattcaaatataaaattatttttatttttttataagatcttttaaaaaaagatatctcgaaaaaaagattttttttaaaagttcacTTAAACAAGTTCTAAATAACGGAACTCTTGTAATATATTAATATGGGGGCAAATCACATAACTAAGCCAATGGGAGCAGGAAATTACACAAATCAGCCAAACCGAAAACTGGTTCATAAATTCACCAATGTACATTTCTATATAGTTCGAAATAGCATGTTTTGAACTTGAtttgcatgtaattcgaatcaccttgattcgaattacatacacGCATACACCTACTAATACGAATCagtctgattcgaattacactttTGCACGAATCCCTAAGTAATTTGAATATGGCTGATTCAAATTACTCACATTCTGGCTCtaatagtaattcgaattggggtGTTTCGAATTACACTGGATTCGGCTATAAAAGCCCGTGCACCAATGTTACCCCCTGACTTTCAAAATGCTCTAATTGCACCCTTTAGATTGAGCTCTGTGCGAAATCCTGGTCCTTCCACCCATTTCCGGCGTGACTCACCAGCCGGAGCGCTGAGCTGGCGGTTTGTGGTCCACGTAGGTAGccttaaacgacgtcgttttgcctGGAGGTAGCCCTAAACATTGTTTTCAACATCAGGCCTTTCCACAGCCTAGAGTAAGTTCTAACTCATCCACTCCCACCTCATGTATCCTCTCACCCTCCCATGGCTTCACTCTACCATTCTCAAAGTCAAAATCCGATGGTCTTCCTCTCTCTGCAGCCTAGCCCCATTGCATGCCTTCATTCATATTCATGGAACCTTGGGGAGTGATCTGATGCATTGCTGGTTTCGCAAGGTTAAAGGTAGGCGATGGAGGAGCAGCCGAGGCTGTCGTTGTCTAAAAACTAACCCAGCGACCGGAGTCCACAGTGGAAGCATCAGATTCATCACACTCAGGAATGGTGGAAGTAGCCAATTGGTGGCGGCGGGAGGGGCTGGATGGGGCGGATACCGCAAAGAGAGGATGGCGGAACGAATTAAGAGAGGAGACATTGGAGCGGGATTCGAAATCCGCCTTCCTTTTAGAACCCCCGGAGGTTGGGGAAGAAAGAGGAGGGGTAACAGGGGCACTATTGGATATTCTAAGAGGAGGAAGGTTTGTGGGGATGGAGGTGATGTTATGAATAAATGGTAGGAGGAATGAAGAGGGGTTTTGAAGGTTGGGATCAATGCGAGAGGGGCTGGGGAATGATAAGGAAGTTGGGCTAGCATGGTAGGAAGGAACAAGGCTTGGGAACGCTGATGACTGTGGGCTTGGCTGTAGTGAAGAACAACCACTCATGTTTGCTGGAGTTCCTCCAATCTCACCTTGCGGCCTCTTGCATCCCTGTCATCAAAACACAGATCTCAATCAAGATTTCTAGGGTGAAACTAACGGAACATAATCAATCATCTAGAACTATTACAATGACACCTGATCTTAGATTAACACTACAAAATCTAGTTAGATCGCAAGCTTCCAAGGTCAAATCAACTTTTTAGCAAGATTAGAAAGCGGATCAACAAAGCAAGCAAGAAAGAGCAAGTAGATCTGAGaggaagagaagtagaagaagaaactTTGCGGTAGGTAGTACCGTCCTCTTCTTAACAAGCAATGGAAGTACCCTCTAGGCAAAATGGCGTCGATTAAGGCTGCCTACATGGACCACAAACCGCCAGCTCAGCGCTCCGGCTGCTGAGTCACGCCGAAAATGGGTGGAAGGACCAGGATTTCGCACGGAGCCCAATCTGAAGGATGCAATTAGATCATTTTAAAAGTCAGGGATAACATTGGTGTACGGGTTCAATCTAAGGGACCATTTTGGAGATTTACTCAAAGTAAGGAACCAAGTCAACTTAGATCCGAAAAGAAAAGAGTGTGTTAAAATTAAGGATAATTCTACAAGaaagatatttttatatgaagagaatgaaaataagtgtataaatttattttaaaaaattaataaaaataaaataacaaagttttttagataaatatttaattatttataagaGTGAATCTTGATCTTTTTAGcattcatttttcttcttcaccATAATATGCACCTAAAATTAATATGACTATGTATATGTTGTACTAATTTTCGAAATACCCTAATTATACCCTCCAGATATGTTGAGACATTGTTCCACTTTTTATCtcctatttttattatcttttgatGAAAGAGTTTCTTcatgtaaaaaaaattagaaaactaTATCTAGTGTCTAATGTAAaatacaagaaataataaataaataataaattagcgCCTAACATAACAATGTATCAGACTATAAGTTcacatttatttatttctttccaGTGTTATAATTTACAAATACAATATCTTGTAAACTTTcaacaaccaaaaaaaaaaaaaaaagaaaagaaaaaagaaaacttgaaaagaaaacaagataaattgaaaaaaaaaaggttgaaaTGCTAAAAAGCAGGATCACAACAATTGGGGATTTTTTCAAGAATCTGGTCCCCGTAAACCAACATCTAGGGTTTGTACAAGGATCCCCTTTCCTAATAGTCGTTCTCGGAATCCAATTCCCTTGTCACGCCTTCTTGGATTATTAACCGCAGCAAAACCACTTACTCTGCATTAAAATATCATTTCagaaaatcaaacaaaattaaaagctCATAATAAGAACCATAGGTGTTCTTTGAAGATTTTATTACCTTTTGCTTTTGGGGATGTTTTGTGTAAGCAACAGGCTTGTGAGGTGCATTATATTTCTTTTCTTGGGTGGCAAGTTTCTCTCTTGGGAGATTTTTTGCAATCTTCTTCTCATCTCTTGCTTTATTGAATATCACTGTGAAACCTTCTGCTGTTGCCGGATTGTTCACGTCCCACTCTCCGAATTTTGGCAATGGCCTACCTCTTTCTTGCTGAACAATTCAaggattcaaaaaattttaatggAAACAAAAACCATAAATAATTAAGAGACAAGAAGGAAGTTTCTATTGAATTCTTAACTCATGGGCTTATAACCCACATtgactatatatatatgttttatcGGTAAAAACTCACGTGTACTTGTTTATTATCACACACCGTATATATTAATTATCTGAATTTTAAAATAACTATCGATTTGGACAAATTTGTAGACTTGAAAACTAATGTatctaaacaaaaaaaagaagcGAAGCAAGGATTGTGAA is from Arachis ipaensis cultivar K30076 chromosome B01, Araip1.1, whole genome shotgun sequence and encodes:
- the LOC107618278 gene encoding RPM1-interacting protein 4-like, producing the protein MATQERGRPLPKFGEWDVNNPATAEGFTVIFNKARDEKKIAKNLPREKLATQEKKYNAPHKPVAYTKHPQKQKSKWFCCG